One Desulfuromonadales bacterium genomic window carries:
- a CDS encoding ATP-binding protein: MPLDPDLVERLRRVLAAVEPMLPKPVAEIDWNRCIAANWRRHSLAGYLEPAPNLDPIVLDDLLGIDEQKRAVVENTRQFLKGYPANNTLLWGSRGTGKSSLIRALLNTYAPQGLRVIQIDKDDLPFLPDIFSRIQDQPFRFILFCDDLSFEPGEKSYKILKSALDGSVYAAPENSLIYVTSNRRHLLPEYPTDNLGSKLVNNEIHHGEGVEEKISLSDRFGLWVSFRVFSQEQYLRVVRQCIDNLAAQNGSTLAWAADTEEAAIAWSHEKSKRCGRTAFQFAKRWVGRSLLVGTAD, from the coding sequence ATGCCCCTTGATCCCGACCTGGTTGAACGGCTGCGGCGGGTGCTCGCCGCCGTCGAGCCGATGCTCCCAAAACCCGTCGCCGAGATCGACTGGAACCGCTGCATCGCCGCCAACTGGCGGCGCCACTCGCTGGCCGGCTATCTCGAACCGGCACCGAATCTCGACCCCATCGTCCTCGATGACCTTTTGGGAATTGACGAGCAGAAACGGGCCGTGGTCGAAAACACCCGCCAGTTCCTCAAGGGCTACCCGGCCAACAACACCCTGCTTTGGGGGTCACGCGGCACCGGCAAGTCGTCGCTGATCCGCGCCCTGCTCAACACCTACGCCCCGCAGGGGCTGCGCGTTATCCAGATCGACAAGGACGACCTGCCGTTTCTCCCCGACATCTTCAGCCGCATTCAGGACCAGCCCTTCCGTTTCATCCTTTTCTGCGACGACCTCTCCTTCGAGCCGGGGGAGAAGAGCTACAAGATTCTCAAGAGCGCCCTCGACGGCTCGGTCTACGCGGCACCGGAGAACAGCCTGATCTATGTCACCTCCAACCGCCGCCATCTGCTCCCCGAGTACCCCACCGACAACCTCGGCTCGAAGCTGGTCAACAACGAGATCCACCACGGCGAAGGGGTGGAAGAGAAGATATCCCTATCCGACCGCTTCGGTCTCTGGGTCTCCTTTCGCGTCTTCTCTCAGGAGCAGTACCTGCGAGTGGTGCGCCAGTGCATCGACAACCTGGCGGCGCAGAACGGCTCGACCCTGGCCTGGGCTGCGGATACCGAAGAGGCGGCCATTGCTTGGTCGCATGAGAAGAGTAAACGCTGCGGACGCACCGCTTTTCAGTTCGCCAAGCGCTGGGTCGGCCGCAGCCTGCTGGTGGGGACGGCGGACTGA
- a CDS encoding cytochrome P460 family protein produces MTRQSLQCKLFTLSAILVVVLGMAAGPAAAAEKEMMDIIKDVAKEKGVLGVASFDAQGNLALPEGYRQWVFVGAPVTPNDMNGGKAAFPEFHHVYIDPGSFKQYQETGKFRDGTVIVKELVSVGAKMGASGNGYFPGEFIGLAVSVKNSVRFANEPGNWGYFSFDAADGKSLLPTAKVQPTEACSPCHQKSAAQDLIFTQYYPVLRTAKPK; encoded by the coding sequence ATGACCAGGCAATCTCTGCAGTGCAAGCTTTTCACCCTGAGCGCCATTCTGGTTGTGGTCCTCGGCATGGCCGCTGGACCTGCGGCAGCCGCGGAAAAAGAGATGATGGACATCATCAAGGATGTGGCCAAGGAGAAGGGAGTGCTCGGGGTGGCCAGCTTCGACGCGCAGGGGAATCTCGCCTTGCCGGAAGGTTATCGCCAGTGGGTATTTGTCGGCGCCCCGGTGACCCCAAACGACATGAACGGCGGCAAGGCCGCCTTCCCCGAGTTCCACCACGTCTACATCGATCCGGGCAGCTTCAAACAATACCAGGAAACCGGCAAATTCCGCGACGGCACAGTGATTGTCAAGGAACTGGTTAGCGTCGGAGCGAAGATGGGGGCAAGCGGCAATGGTTACTTCCCCGGTGAATTCATCGGCTTGGCGGTTTCCGTCAAAAATTCGGTGCGCTTTGCCAACGAGCCCGGCAACTGGGGCTACTTCAGCTTCGACGCTGCGGACGGAAAATCGCTGCTGCCGACCGCCAAGGTGCAGCCGACCGAGGCGTGCAGCCCCTGCCACCAGAAGAGCGCTGCCCAGGACCTGATCTTCACCCAGTACTACCCTGTGCTGCGGACAGCCAAACCGAAATAG
- a CDS encoding YkgJ family cysteine cluster protein has translation MNDIVYQYRQLLAAVDAWFARCQSLPGGGTGCRGCAECCRGLFDITLLDATMLQQGFDCLPEETREQVLERVRPILDRLQARFPGFTQPYLLTGLPVEQFPLSGEEETPCPLLDAAGRCLLYEHRPLTCRLYGLPHIDFSGEVFLDEWCRRSLGDCDPLALHELRWEFRRAFAEEGRLLRELAVRLGLPIVDDLDTFIPAALLIDFDRLKAQ, from the coding sequence ATGAACGACATCGTCTATCAGTACCGGCAACTGCTCGCCGCCGTCGACGCCTGGTTTGCTCGCTGCCAGTCCCTGCCAGGCGGGGGGACGGGGTGTCGGGGCTGTGCCGAATGCTGCCGGGGGCTCTTCGACATCACTCTGCTTGACGCGACCATGCTGCAGCAAGGCTTCGACTGCTTGCCGGAGGAAACCCGCGAGCAGGTGCTGGAGAGGGTGCGACCTATCCTTGACCGCCTGCAGGCTCGGTTCCCGGGATTTACCCAGCCCTATCTCCTCACCGGCCTTCCGGTTGAGCAGTTTCCCCTTTCAGGAGAAGAAGAGACCCCCTGCCCTTTACTGGACGCCGCCGGTCGTTGCCTGCTCTATGAGCATCGGCCCTTGACCTGCCGTCTCTACGGCTTGCCGCACATCGATTTTTCCGGCGAAGTTTTTCTCGACGAGTGGTGCCGCCGCAGCCTGGGCGACTGCGACCCGCTGGCGTTACACGAGCTGCGCTGGGAATTTCGCCGCGCCTTCGCCGAAGAGGGGCGTCTCCTGCGGGAGTTGGCTGTTCGCCTGGGGTTGCCGATCGTCGACGATCTCGACACCTTCATTCCTGCCGCCCTGTTGATCGACTTCGACCGCCTGAAAGCGCAGTAG
- a CDS encoding peptidylprolyl isomerase translates to MIRADQGDIVKVHYTGRLADGTVFDASPADRPLHFIIGKEEVIPGFEAAVTGMYLGEKKSVTIPAEQAYGPHHERHVDTVERSRLPAGLELQVGRQLEITCADDERLLLLVTALTETTVTLDGNHPLAGKDLHFDIELLAVDKKPPV, encoded by the coding sequence ATGATCCGGGCTGACCAGGGGGACATCGTCAAGGTGCATTATACCGGCCGGCTGGCCGACGGAACGGTGTTCGACGCCTCGCCGGCGGACCGCCCGCTCCATTTCATCATCGGCAAGGAAGAGGTCATCCCCGGCTTTGAGGCGGCGGTGACCGGCATGTACCTGGGCGAGAAAAAAAGCGTGACCATCCCGGCCGAACAGGCCTACGGGCCGCACCATGAGCGGCATGTCGATACGGTGGAGCGCAGCCGGCTGCCCGCCGGCCTCGAGCTGCAGGTCGGCCGGCAGCTCGAGATCACCTGTGCGGATGACGAACGGCTGCTGTTGCTGGTCACCGCTCTGACCGAGACGACCGTCACCCTCGACGGCAATCACCCGCTGGCGGGCAAGGATCTGCACTTCGACATCGAGCTGCTGGCGGTCGACAAGAAGCCGCCGGTCTGA
- the rpsA gene encoding 30S ribosomal protein S1, giving the protein MSKDDMENNEAADEESFADLLAKSFVEAGRLEPGQKVEATVLKIGGEWVFVDIGQKGEGVVDKKELLDADGQLRVVEGDRIPVYFLSSRGGEMRFTARVGGDAGSGQLEEAWRGGIPVDGLVEKEVKGGFEVKVAGRRAFCPHSQIALRGGTPEEFVGRHLSFRIAQYGEGGRNIVLSRRALLEEERARQKEALKGTLREGQTLRGTVTRIQDFGAFIDIGGIEGLLPISEVGWGRVEDIRDRLREGQEVEVVLKAIDWERDRFTFSLRETLADPWQEAARNYPEGSCHRGKVSRLAPFGAFVTLEEGVDGLLHISRLGAGRRLSHPREAVKEGEVLEVKIEQVDREARRISLSLAEVSRAQEEEEKTLADFRRQADSAPQGMGTLGDLLRAKLEQKGKKR; this is encoded by the coding sequence ATGAGCAAAGACGACATGGAAAACAACGAGGCTGCCGACGAGGAGAGCTTCGCCGACCTTCTGGCGAAAAGCTTCGTGGAGGCCGGCCGGCTCGAACCGGGGCAGAAGGTCGAGGCGACCGTCCTCAAGATCGGCGGTGAGTGGGTTTTTGTCGATATCGGCCAGAAGGGCGAAGGGGTTGTCGACAAGAAAGAGCTGCTCGATGCCGATGGTCAGCTGAGAGTGGTCGAGGGGGACCGCATCCCGGTTTACTTCCTCTCGTCGCGCGGCGGCGAGATGCGTTTTACCGCCCGCGTCGGCGGCGATGCCGGTTCTGGTCAGCTGGAGGAAGCCTGGCGCGGCGGCATTCCGGTCGATGGGTTGGTGGAGAAGGAGGTCAAGGGGGGCTTCGAGGTAAAGGTCGCCGGCCGCCGCGCCTTCTGCCCCCACTCCCAGATCGCCCTGCGCGGCGGCACTCCAGAGGAGTTCGTTGGCCGACATCTCTCTTTCCGCATTGCCCAGTACGGGGAAGGGGGGCGCAACATCGTGCTCTCCCGTCGGGCTTTGCTCGAGGAAGAGCGTGCCCGGCAGAAGGAGGCACTCAAGGGCACCCTCAGGGAGGGCCAGACGCTGCGTGGCACGGTGACCCGGATCCAGGACTTCGGCGCCTTCATCGACATCGGCGGGATTGAGGGACTGCTCCCCATCTCCGAGGTCGGCTGGGGGCGGGTGGAGGACATCCGCGATCGCCTGCGGGAAGGCCAGGAGGTGGAGGTCGTGCTCAAGGCCATCGACTGGGAGCGCGACCGGTTCACCTTCAGCCTGCGCGAGACCTTGGCCGACCCCTGGCAAGAAGCGGCGCGCAACTACCCCGAAGGCTCCTGTCACCGGGGCAAAGTCTCGCGGCTCGCCCCCTTCGGCGCCTTCGTCACCCTCGAGGAGGGGGTGGACGGGCTGCTCCACATCTCCAGGCTCGGTGCCGGCCGGCGGCTCAGCCACCCTCGCGAGGCGGTGAAGGAGGGGGAGGTGCTGGAGGTGAAAATCGAACAGGTCGACCGGGAAGCCCGGCGCATCTCCCTCTCCCTGGCCGAGGTCAGCCGGGCCCAGGAAGAGGAGGAAAAGACCTTGGCAGATTTCCGCCGCCAGGCCGATTCGGCTCCGCAGGGGATGGGGACGCTGGGTGATCTGCTCAGGGCAAAGCTGGAGCAGAAGGGGAAGAAGCGCTGA
- the serA gene encoding phosphoglycerate dehydrogenase, which produces MKVLVTDEISREGLQPLLEDSRIELDVRLGLPVNELHQLIGGYEAIITRSGTRVDPALLDHSRQLKIIARAGVGIDNVDVEYASNKGIIVVNAPFGNVNSAAEHTMSLLLSLCRNVTVANQSLKSGEWKRAPFTGYELKGKTIGVIGIGKVGGRVALRCKAFEAEVIACDPYVSEKRADDLGVRLVPLEDIVRYADIITVHTPLNEETEGMITAEHFGRMKDGVIIVNCARGGIIDEAAMLAALESGKAAGAAFDVWSEEPPQTEVLKKLIAHPRMVVTPHLGANTFEAQKNVAIDVSREIINYLDGRPLENAVNIPRFDPDLMEHMKPFLGLVGRAGEFVSQLAPPNPKKVVFAYNGKLARYDCAPLTVCGLAALLGRHTAQEVNMVNARLVAKSMGIAVEEVRTTESESFSNLVTLTIESPEGNRTIAATLFEGIPKIVKLRDFLTDFTPEEHMLVITYADKPGLIGKIGTILGEAGINIGSMNLGRRAKAGEAMVVLSLDTPADEATIQKLAAAVEAHFIKAVLMKV; this is translated from the coding sequence ATGAAGGTTCTCGTCACCGATGAAATTTCCCGCGAGGGGCTGCAGCCCCTCCTTGAAGACTCCCGGATCGAGCTGGACGTGCGGTTGGGGCTGCCGGTCAACGAGTTACACCAGTTGATCGGTGGTTACGAGGCGATCATTACCCGGAGCGGTACCCGCGTCGACCCGGCGCTGCTCGATCACAGCCGGCAGTTGAAGATTATTGCCCGGGCCGGCGTCGGCATCGACAACGTCGATGTCGAGTATGCCAGCAACAAGGGGATCATCGTCGTCAACGCCCCTTTCGGCAACGTCAACTCGGCCGCCGAGCACACTATGTCCCTCCTGCTCAGCCTCTGCCGCAATGTGACGGTGGCCAACCAGAGTCTGAAGAGCGGGGAGTGGAAACGGGCGCCCTTCACCGGCTACGAGCTCAAAGGCAAGACCATCGGCGTGATCGGCATCGGCAAGGTCGGCGGTCGCGTCGCCTTGCGCTGCAAGGCCTTCGAGGCCGAGGTGATCGCCTGCGACCCCTACGTTTCAGAGAAGCGCGCCGACGACCTCGGCGTCAGGCTGGTCCCCCTCGAGGACATTGTCCGCTACGCTGACATCATCACCGTTCACACCCCGCTCAACGAGGAGACCGAAGGGATGATCACCGCCGAGCATTTCGGGCGGATGAAGGACGGCGTGATCATTGTCAACTGCGCGCGGGGCGGAATCATCGACGAAGCGGCGATGCTTGCTGCCCTGGAGAGCGGCAAGGCCGCCGGCGCCGCCTTCGATGTCTGGAGCGAGGAACCGCCACAGACCGAGGTCCTCAAGAAGCTCATCGCCCACCCGCGGATGGTGGTCACCCCCCACCTCGGAGCCAATACCTTCGAGGCGCAGAAAAACGTGGCGATCGACGTCAGTCGCGAGATCATCAACTACCTTGACGGCCGGCCGCTGGAGAATGCCGTTAACATCCCCAGGTTCGACCCCGACCTGATGGAGCACATGAAGCCCTTTCTCGGCCTGGTCGGCAGGGCCGGCGAGTTCGTCTCCCAGCTCGCCCCGCCCAATCCCAAGAAGGTCGTCTTCGCCTACAACGGCAAGCTTGCCCGATACGACTGCGCGCCCCTCACCGTCTGCGGTCTGGCCGCCCTGCTCGGCCGCCACACCGCGCAGGAGGTGAACATGGTCAACGCCCGGCTGGTAGCCAAGAGCATGGGGATCGCGGTCGAAGAGGTGCGCACCACCGAGTCGGAGTCCTTCTCCAACCTGGTGACCCTGACCATCGAGTCGCCCGAGGGGAACCGCACCATTGCCGCCACCCTCTTCGAGGGGATTCCGAAGATCGTCAAGCTGCGTGATTTTCTTACCGACTTCACCCCTGAAGAACACATGCTGGTCATCACCTATGCCGACAAGCCGGGGCTGATCGGCAAGATCGGCACCATCCTCGGCGAGGCCGGCATCAACATTGGCTCGATGAACCTGGGACGCCGGGCCAAGGCCGGTGAGGCGATGGTCGTTCTCTCTCTAGACACGCCCGCCGACGAGGCAACCATCCAGAAACTTGCCGCCGCGGTGGAGGCCCATTTCATCAAGGCTGTGCTTATGAAGGTCTAG
- a CDS encoding sulfatase-like hydrolase/transferase codes for MQWLKSRRLHYLAGATAILLFTLALLRLIFLFGFSGIDLRTTDSVALLKTLGVGLRFDLRLALLIVLPMALLCYLPVWNMLGSRLVRYLGKAYLAVSLLVVGLIYVIDFGHYNYLGTRINATVLRFAGDADISTTMLWQSYPVVWITLGWLGGCAAVLLALVSLERVTLARRAMPISRKSVAFGSVLMVALLFFGVMGRVSDINIMNPIPLRWSDAFFSGDRQLAAAGLNPVIFLYDTLLLPQKPYNREKVAEYYDTMVDYLGIDKPDRQGLNFARHIGPQPHRLQLERPPNVIFVMLESLGASRVGAYGNPLRPTPNLDAIAAEGWFFRHFYVPVVSTAKTVWASITGIPDVSREETATRNPLITRQHTLIDAFAGYRKLYMIGGSAGWANMSALIRESIAGMELYEEGYWQSPTVDVWGISDLNLFKETDRILRDIPPTEPFFAYIQTAANHRPFTIPRDNDDFKTAELPLEEVRKWGFRSVEQFNAVRLLDYNIGRFLQMAREGGYFDNTIFVFFGDHNNRITTIPHMPPAFELFLESNHVPHIIYAPALLEPRVIDEAVNLVDVLPTVAGLLGLEYTNRTMGRDLQLSSQGRDRVVPLVLVEGSLPVIGAVTSEYLVKMNFDGSEPSLHDLKSNSPMEDVSGRHPEEFERLRKLAYGAYETSHFLLYDNVRK; via the coding sequence ATGCAATGGCTCAAATCCCGGCGTCTGCATTATCTGGCCGGGGCAACCGCGATACTGCTGTTCACCCTGGCGCTTCTGCGCCTTATCTTTTTGTTCGGCTTCTCTGGTATCGATCTTCGCACGACCGACAGTGTCGCCTTGTTGAAGACCCTGGGGGTCGGTCTGCGCTTTGACCTGCGGTTGGCTCTGCTGATCGTGCTGCCGATGGCCCTGCTGTGCTATCTGCCGGTCTGGAACATGCTCGGAAGCCGCCTCGTACGCTATCTCGGCAAGGCATACCTGGCCGTATCGCTGCTGGTTGTCGGCCTGATCTATGTCATTGATTTTGGCCATTACAACTATCTGGGCACGCGGATCAATGCCACTGTGCTGCGTTTTGCCGGCGATGCGGACATTTCCACTACCATGCTCTGGCAAAGCTATCCAGTGGTGTGGATCACCCTGGGCTGGTTGGGCGGCTGTGCAGCCGTCCTGCTCGCCCTGGTTTCGCTTGAACGGGTCACGCTTGCTCGCCGAGCGATGCCCATCTCACGGAAGTCCGTGGCCTTCGGCAGTGTCTTGATGGTTGCTCTGCTTTTTTTCGGCGTGATGGGGCGGGTCAGCGATATCAATATCATGAACCCCATTCCCCTGCGCTGGAGCGATGCCTTCTTCTCGGGTGATCGGCAACTGGCCGCAGCGGGTTTGAATCCGGTCATCTTCCTCTACGACACGCTGCTGCTTCCGCAGAAGCCCTACAACCGTGAAAAGGTTGCGGAATATTACGATACGATGGTCGATTACCTGGGCATCGACAAGCCGGACCGGCAGGGGTTGAATTTCGCCCGGCACATCGGCCCTCAGCCTCACCGGCTGCAGCTCGAGCGGCCGCCGAACGTGATTTTCGTCATGCTCGAGTCGCTCGGCGCCAGCCGGGTAGGCGCCTACGGCAACCCCCTGCGGCCGACCCCCAATCTCGATGCGATCGCCGCGGAAGGCTGGTTCTTCCGACATTTCTATGTGCCGGTGGTGAGCACGGCGAAGACGGTGTGGGCCAGCATCACCGGCATTCCTGATGTCTCCCGGGAGGAAACGGCGACGCGAAATCCGCTGATTACCCGTCAGCACACCCTGATCGACGCCTTTGCGGGTTATCGCAAACTGTATATGATCGGCGGCAGCGCCGGCTGGGCCAATATGAGCGCTCTGATCCGCGAGAGCATCGCGGGGATGGAGCTTTACGAGGAAGGCTACTGGCAGTCGCCCACTGTCGATGTGTGGGGCATCTCGGATCTGAATCTGTTCAAGGAGACGGACCGCATACTGCGCGACATTCCGCCGACGGAGCCCTTCTTTGCCTATATCCAGACGGCCGCCAATCATCGGCCCTTTACCATTCCCCGGGACAATGACGATTTCAAGACGGCCGAGTTGCCGCTCGAAGAGGTGCGGAAGTGGGGCTTTCGTTCAGTCGAGCAGTTCAATGCCGTGCGTCTGCTCGACTACAACATCGGTCGATTTCTCCAGATGGCTCGCGAGGGCGGCTATTTCGACAACACCATTTTTGTGTTCTTCGGCGATCACAACAACCGGATCACCACGATTCCCCACATGCCGCCGGCCTTCGAACTGTTCCTGGAAAGCAACCACGTTCCGCACATAATTTATGCACCGGCGCTGCTCGAGCCGCGGGTGATTGACGAAGCGGTCAATCTGGTTGACGTTCTGCCCACCGTCGCCGGTCTGCTGGGGCTGGAATACACCAACCGGACCATGGGGCGCGATCTGCAGCTCTCTTCCCAAGGCCGCGACCGGGTGGTGCCGCTGGTGCTGGTGGAGGGGAGCTTGCCGGTCATTGGAGCGGTGACCAGCGAATACCTGGTCAAAATGAACTTCGACGGCAGCGAGCCTTCTCTGCACGATCTGAAGTCCAACTCGCCTATGGAGGATGTATCCGGACGCCATCCCGAAGAGTTCGAGCGGCTCAGGAAGCTGGCATACGGTGCCTATGAAACCTCGCATTTCTTGCTGTACGACAATGTAAGAAAATGA
- a CDS encoding queuosine salvage family protein, with the protein MATTLLEEVRAACAEVAGSARQVRIDEEAIPRYAAALDPLRLALPEMDPTCHYLRHAEATLAFLLTLEAVNFGSGYFPAIFARQEQSGFLTVAAALTAHFERHGPLTAAELARLNSDDCARIFGFDPASPAAGELLAEFAASLSQLGIFVLDGYGGDFSRLVATAGGSAERLVGLLAAIPSFADITCWRGRRVPFYKRAQLAAADLHIAFGGAGAGNFADIDALTICADNLVPHVLRWDGILHYADELAARIDGGELLAAGSEEEVEIRAAAVHAGELLVAELRLSGRPVNALQLDNALWYRGQQPFYRMRPRHRTRTIFY; encoded by the coding sequence GTGGCGACCACCCTGCTCGAAGAGGTGCGCGCTGCCTGCGCCGAGGTTGCGGGGTCGGCCCGGCAGGTGCGGATCGACGAGGAGGCTATCCCTCGCTATGCGGCTGCCCTCGACCCGTTGCGGCTCGCCTTGCCGGAAATGGACCCCACCTGCCACTACCTGAGGCACGCCGAGGCGACCCTCGCCTTTCTGCTCACCCTCGAGGCAGTCAACTTCGGTTCCGGCTATTTCCCCGCCATCTTCGCCCGTCAGGAACAATCCGGCTTCCTCACCGTCGCCGCCGCCCTCACCGCGCATTTCGAGAGGCATGGCCCGCTTACCGCCGCTGAACTTGCCCGCTTGAACAGCGATGACTGTGCCCGGATCTTCGGTTTTGACCCGGCCAGCCCGGCCGCCGGCGAGCTGCTCGCCGAATTTGCCGCCTCCCTCAGCCAGCTCGGCATTTTCGTCCTGGACGGCTACGGCGGCGATTTCAGCCGCCTGGTGGCGACGGCCGGCGGCTCGGCCGAACGGCTGGTCGGCCTGCTTGCCGCCATCCCCTCCTTCGCCGATATCACCTGCTGGCGGGGGCGGCGGGTCCCCTTCTACAAGCGGGCCCAGCTTGCCGCTGCCGATCTGCATATCGCCTTTGGAGGCGCGGGTGCAGGCAACTTCGCCGACATCGATGCCCTGACGATCTGTGCCGACAACCTGGTGCCGCACGTGCTTCGCTGGGATGGCATACTGCACTATGCCGATGAACTGGCGGCGCGCATCGACGGCGGCGAACTCCTGGCGGCCGGCTCGGAGGAGGAAGTGGAGATCCGCGCCGCCGCCGTCCACGCCGGCGAGCTGCTGGTGGCGGAGCTGCGACTTAGCGGCCGGCCGGTCAACGCCCTGCAGCTCGACAACGCCCTCTGGTACCGCGGCCAGCAGCCCTTCTACCGAATGCGTCCCCGGCACCGGACGCGGACCATTTTCTACTGA